Proteins from a genomic interval of Medicago truncatula cultivar Jemalong A17 chromosome 3, MtrunA17r5.0-ANR, whole genome shotgun sequence:
- the LOC11406935 gene encoding protein TRIGALACTOSYLDIACYLGLYCEROL 1, chloroplastic, whose product MQTAFYSHPVFCFSCRNLSINPKSGLVKIRAPYLSQLDSKCEFNRRPHIYNSPITIKPNRLFVLPNTDDGHPTASTMDDEMNTNHAPNVISPMFLSNWSPPRYLWRGLSVLILAGQVIMKILKGKVHWRNTLQQLERVGPKSVGVCLLTSAFVGMAFTIQFVREFTRLGLNRSVGGVLALAFSRELSPVVTAIVVAGRIGSAFAAELGTMQVSEQIDTLRVLGSDPVDYLVTPRVIASCIALPLLTLLCFTLGLASSALLADGVYGISINIILDSAQRSLRAWDIISAMIKSGAFGAIISIVSCAWGVTTMGGAKGVGESTTSAVVISLVGIFIADFALSCCFFQGAGDQLKNCV is encoded by the exons ATGCAAACAGCATTTTATAGCCATCCTGTATTCTGCTTCTCTTGCAG AAACTTAAGTATAAATCCGAAGAGTGGTTTGGTGAAAATCCGTGCACCTTATCTCTCTCAATTGGATTCGAAATGTGAATTCAATAGGAGGCCTCATATTTATAACTCTCCCATCACAATTAAACCAAACAGATTGTTTGTGCTCCCTAACACAGATGATGGCCACCCAACTGCTTCTACCATGGATGACGAAATGAACACAAACCATGCTCCTAATGTTATATCACCCATGTTTCTCAGCAATTGGTCACCGCCAAGGTACCTATGGAGGGGATTGTCAGTTTTAATCCTAGCAGGGCAGGTAATTATGAAGATTTTAAAGGGAAAAGTTCATTGGAGGAATACTCTTCAACAACTTGAAAGAGTTGGTCCAAAGTCGGTTGGAGTATGTCTTTTAACCTCAGCCTTTGTTGGGATGGCCTTCACGATACAATTTGTGAGGGAGTTCACTAGGTTAGGATTGAATAGATCTGTAGGCGGTGTTTTAGCTCTGGCTTTCTCTAGGGAACTAAGTCCTGTGGTTACAGCAATAGTTGTCGCCGGCCGCATTGGAAGTGCTTTTGCAGCAGAACTAGGAACTATGCAGGTTTCTGAACAAATTGACACATTAAGAGTTCTTGGATCAGACCCTGTTGATTATCTGGTGACACCAAGAGTGATTGCTTCTTGTATTGCCTTACCTCTTTTGACCCTATTGTGTTTTACATTAGGGTTGGCATCTAGTGCCCTACTCGCCGATGGTGTTTATGGAATTAGCATTAACATTATATTGGATTCGGCCCAACGATCTCTCAGAGCATGGGACATTATTAGTGCAATGATCAAGTCAGGGGCTTTTGGTGCTATAATATCTATTGTGAGCTGTGCTTGGGGAGTTACAACAATGGGAGGTGCTAAAGGTGTTGGAGAATCAACAACTTCAGCTGTTGTGATTTCTCTTGTTGGGATCTTCATTGCCGATTTTGCTCTTTCTTGTTGTTTCTTCCAAGGAGCTGGGGATCAGCTGAAGAATTGCGTTTAA